One region of Glutamicibacter sp. B1 genomic DNA includes:
- the adhP gene encoding alcohol dehydrogenase AdhP produces MSTMKAAIVEGFGEEFQVKDTAIPEPGPGQVLVKLIASGVCHTDLHAAEGDWPVKPKLPLIPGHEGVGIVEKIGDRVTEVAVGDLIGNAWLASACGHCQYCRTGWETLCESQTNGGYSVDGSFGEYMLVDARFAAHIPEGSDPHEIAPVLCAGVTVYKGLKMTEVKPGQWVAISGIGGLGHIAVQYAVAMGMRVIAIDVADDKLALAKKHGAEITVNAFAQDPAEVIQEKVGGTHGVLVTAVHPKAFGQAIGMTRRGGTIVFNGLPAGDFPAPIFDIVLKGLTIRGSIVGTRQDMIEALDFYAAGKIKPTFHTRPIEDINAVFDEMRHAKIDGRVVIDYTGTK; encoded by the coding sequence ATGAGCACGATGAAAGCTGCAATAGTTGAAGGCTTCGGCGAAGAATTTCAGGTAAAGGACACCGCAATTCCCGAGCCGGGTCCCGGCCAGGTGCTGGTCAAACTGATCGCCTCCGGCGTCTGCCACACCGACCTCCACGCCGCTGAAGGTGACTGGCCGGTCAAGCCAAAACTTCCACTGATCCCAGGCCACGAGGGTGTCGGAATTGTCGAGAAAATTGGCGACCGGGTCACCGAAGTCGCCGTGGGCGACCTGATCGGCAACGCCTGGTTGGCCAGTGCCTGTGGCCACTGCCAGTACTGCCGTACCGGTTGGGAAACGCTGTGTGAGTCCCAGACCAACGGTGGCTATTCGGTGGATGGTTCCTTCGGCGAGTACATGCTGGTTGATGCCCGTTTTGCGGCGCATATCCCTGAAGGTTCGGACCCTCATGAAATCGCCCCGGTACTCTGCGCCGGCGTGACGGTGTACAAGGGTCTGAAGATGACCGAGGTCAAGCCAGGTCAATGGGTCGCCATCTCAGGTATCGGCGGACTCGGGCATATTGCCGTACAGTACGCCGTCGCCATGGGTATGCGAGTGATCGCCATCGACGTCGCAGATGACAAGCTGGCCCTAGCTAAGAAGCACGGCGCAGAAATCACCGTGAACGCCTTCGCGCAAGATCCTGCCGAGGTCATCCAGGAGAAGGTCGGCGGAACCCACGGAGTGTTGGTGACCGCGGTACACCCGAAGGCCTTCGGCCAGGCGATCGGCATGACCCGACGTGGTGGAACCATTGTGTTCAACGGCCTACCAGCTGGCGATTTCCCGGCACCGATCTTCGACATTGTGCTCAAGGGTCTGACCATTCGCGGTTCGATCGTCGGCACCCGCCAGGACATGATCGAAGCGCTGGACTTCTACGCGGCAGGCAAGATTAAGCCGACCTTCCACACCCGTCCGATCGAAGATATTAATGCGGTCTTTGACGAAATGCGCCATGCCAAGATCGATGGTCGCGTCGTGATTGACTACACCGGAACCAAATAG
- a CDS encoding HNH endonuclease, which produces MSEAKAQEGSLPPAGEPGDFESHWLALQKDLTWIQDHGSKADCLQAIERLESLVAVARYQQACLAHQTEKEFIRDHEERGVNLDDQTRGAAGSVAIARKQSPTGFRNYLVNCRVLHEDTPNIAAAFSRGEFTESQVMTILTELQTVKALRRTEFDALFAQNPDMFESMGRNQIKDTVRKFALSFNSDPVSKEHKTVEENRFARMEIDDKTGAVNLTAQFPLLPGMGLRNYLYEESRKLKKKGDKRTLKQIRADILFSYMMIGEPSKMPINLQVGVIMTDRALFQGEREPALLEGYGYIPAQEVREWIGGHQIENELTFEEMEAKLTPEHIEQIEVLTELSRIYTAPGDQDLISMDSKARIFPQKLKKFISIRDRHCRTPFCDGIVEEADHVKQYAKGGKTTARNCCGRCALCNKTKQAEGWFEYTMLKDDHAMLINPVSGMSYRSTAPPATGYAHKPFPQLAADSQWFKELKDKLNRNDTPEATAA; this is translated from the coding sequence ATGTCCGAAGCAAAGGCGCAGGAGGGCAGCCTACCTCCAGCAGGAGAACCAGGGGATTTCGAAAGCCACTGGCTCGCACTGCAAAAAGATCTGACGTGGATTCAAGACCACGGCAGCAAAGCCGATTGTCTGCAGGCCATTGAAAGACTTGAATCCCTCGTTGCTGTCGCCCGTTACCAGCAGGCTTGCCTTGCTCACCAAACCGAGAAGGAATTTATTCGCGATCATGAAGAACGCGGTGTCAATCTCGATGACCAAACCCGAGGCGCCGCAGGTAGCGTCGCTATCGCCCGCAAACAATCCCCTACCGGATTCCGCAACTACCTAGTCAACTGCCGAGTCTTACACGAGGACACACCTAACATTGCGGCGGCCTTTTCACGCGGCGAATTTACCGAATCCCAAGTAATGACAATCCTCACCGAGTTGCAGACCGTCAAAGCATTACGACGTACAGAATTTGATGCGCTCTTCGCTCAGAACCCAGACATGTTTGAGTCCATGGGACGAAATCAGATCAAAGATACGGTGCGGAAGTTTGCGCTCTCCTTCAATTCTGATCCGGTGTCTAAAGAGCACAAAACCGTTGAGGAAAACCGGTTCGCTCGTATGGAGATCGATGATAAAACCGGCGCCGTGAACCTTACGGCACAGTTCCCACTACTTCCTGGCATGGGGCTGAGGAACTATCTCTACGAGGAATCTCGCAAGCTCAAGAAAAAGGGTGACAAGCGAACCCTCAAGCAGATCAGAGCGGATATTCTCTTCAGCTACATGATGATCGGCGAGCCTTCAAAGATGCCTATCAATTTGCAGGTTGGCGTCATCATGACTGACCGAGCATTATTTCAGGGCGAACGTGAACCGGCTCTTCTTGAAGGCTACGGATACATCCCCGCACAGGAAGTGCGCGAATGGATCGGTGGCCATCAGATCGAGAACGAACTTACATTTGAAGAGATGGAAGCAAAGCTCACACCGGAACACATCGAACAAATCGAAGTGCTCACCGAGCTCTCTAGGATCTACACCGCTCCCGGGGACCAAGACCTGATAAGCATGGATTCCAAAGCTCGGATCTTCCCGCAGAAGCTCAAGAAGTTCATCAGCATTCGAGACCGACATTGTCGAACACCTTTTTGCGACGGAATCGTTGAAGAAGCAGACCACGTAAAGCAGTACGCGAAGGGTGGAAAGACCACCGCGCGCAATTGCTGTGGTCGTTGCGCCCTCTGCAACAAGACCAAGCAGGCCGAAGGCTGGTTCGAATACACGATGCTGAAAGATGATCACGCGATGTTGATCAACCCAGTATCCGGGATGTCATATCGGTCCACAGCCCCGCCGGCAACTGGATACGCTCACAAACCTTTTCCTCAGCTCGCCGCCGATTCACAATGGTTCAAAGAACTCAAGGACAAGTTGAACCGGAACGATACCCCGGAAGCCACCGCAGCCTAA
- a CDS encoding FAD-binding and (Fe-S)-binding domain-containing protein has product MALSTPALGEPTVSPTILDLVSEPGRVKTRSIDRVAYASDASHYLYTPQAVILAKDAAEVSALLRAAATNNQPVTLRSGGTSLAGQASGDGLMIDVRRNFRDIKLLDDGARVRVQPGATVRQVNARLAVYGTMLGPDPASEAACTIGGVIANNSSGMACGTEFNTYRTLESMTFVLPSGTMINTADPDADRQLAAAEPQLVATLDRLLKRVRNNPSSVAKIQKHFALKNTMGYGINAFLDYDTPAELMAHLIIGSEGTLAFVAEAVFRTVPIRKLAIATLAVFDNLDLATRALPELLDSGAATLELMDSTSLRVGQELPGVPEAIMGFDVDQQAALLVEYHADTAEELSGLQTAGQHLLDSAALRAPALLSQDATNRQAAWKFRKGLYASVAGARASGTTALLEDVVVPVASLAETCGSLQELFTQYGYEDSVIFGHAKDGNIHFMLTDRFEGDAALNRYNSFNDQMVELILSKGGNLKAEHGTGRAMAPFVRAQYGDELYEVHLELKAACDPRLMMNPGVIIDEDHAAHIRNIKLNETIEVEADRCVECGYCEPVCPSKDLTLTPRQRIVVRRAIAKAEAEGNTELAAELERDYEYNGVQTCAVDGMCVTACPVGINTGLLVKRLRREDAHPVLAAGFKGAAKGWGPATRVGSMALSVADKFPAPLVRGVTDVARKVISTDVMPRYDADLPGGGKARKPMSGNLGAAGTEPLAIYLPACVNSMFGPAGDGEGVSAAFTKLLHAAGVSVFVPQGIESTCCGTPWTSKGYADGHDVMAQRVLEEVRSAMPGKNLPVISDASSCTEGFAHTLEEHGYEVVDLLAFTTKHLLDKLPEIEKISSLTLHPTCSSTQMGLNPDLQKIAETVAQAVNTPVNWGCCAFAGDRGMLHPELTDSATAREAAEVRQLDAEAHASCNRTCELGMSRATGKEYRHVVELLAEAASK; this is encoded by the coding sequence ATGGCATTGAGCACGCCAGCACTCGGAGAACCCACGGTTTCCCCTACAATTCTCGACCTCGTGAGCGAACCGGGCCGCGTTAAAACCAGATCCATCGACCGGGTCGCCTACGCCTCGGATGCATCCCACTACTTGTACACCCCGCAGGCGGTGATCCTAGCCAAAGACGCTGCTGAAGTCTCGGCCTTACTGCGCGCGGCCGCCACCAATAACCAACCGGTCACCCTGCGCTCGGGTGGCACCTCACTAGCCGGTCAGGCCAGTGGCGATGGACTGATGATCGACGTACGCCGTAATTTCCGCGATATCAAGTTGCTCGATGATGGTGCGCGCGTCCGCGTTCAGCCCGGAGCCACGGTCCGACAGGTCAATGCGCGCTTGGCCGTCTACGGCACCATGCTGGGCCCTGACCCAGCAAGTGAAGCGGCCTGCACCATCGGCGGCGTCATCGCGAATAATTCTTCGGGTATGGCCTGCGGTACCGAATTTAATACCTACCGCACCCTGGAATCCATGACCTTCGTGCTGCCCTCCGGCACCATGATTAACACCGCCGATCCCGATGCCGACCGCCAGCTGGCCGCCGCCGAGCCACAACTGGTCGCCACCCTTGACCGACTGCTCAAGCGCGTCCGCAATAACCCATCATCGGTCGCCAAAATTCAGAAGCACTTCGCGCTGAAAAACACCATGGGCTACGGCATCAACGCGTTCTTGGACTACGACACCCCAGCCGAGCTGATGGCGCACCTGATCATCGGCTCCGAAGGAACCCTGGCCTTTGTCGCTGAAGCGGTCTTCCGCACCGTGCCCATCCGCAAACTGGCCATTGCCACCCTGGCCGTCTTTGACAACCTTGATTTAGCTACCCGTGCGCTGCCAGAATTGCTCGATTCCGGGGCGGCCACCCTGGAACTCATGGACTCCACCTCACTGCGTGTGGGCCAGGAACTGCCCGGTGTTCCGGAGGCAATTATGGGCTTTGACGTGGATCAACAGGCTGCACTGCTCGTCGAATATCACGCCGACACGGCGGAAGAACTCAGCGGATTGCAAACGGCCGGCCAACACCTGCTGGATTCTGCCGCGCTGCGTGCGCCAGCACTACTTTCGCAGGATGCCACCAACCGCCAAGCCGCCTGGAAATTCCGCAAGGGGCTCTACGCCTCGGTGGCCGGCGCCCGAGCTTCGGGAACCACCGCGTTGCTCGAAGACGTGGTCGTCCCGGTCGCATCACTGGCCGAAACCTGTGGCAGCCTGCAGGAACTGTTCACCCAGTACGGCTACGAAGATTCGGTGATCTTCGGGCACGCCAAGGACGGCAACATCCACTTCATGCTCACCGATCGTTTTGAAGGCGACGCGGCGCTGAACCGCTACAACTCTTTCAATGACCAGATGGTGGAACTGATCCTCTCCAAGGGCGGCAACCTCAAAGCAGAACATGGCACCGGTCGCGCCATGGCTCCATTTGTCCGTGCGCAATACGGCGATGAACTCTACGAAGTTCACCTAGAACTCAAAGCTGCCTGCGACCCACGCCTGATGATGAACCCTGGCGTGATCATCGACGAAGACCACGCCGCGCACATCCGCAATATCAAACTTAACGAAACCATCGAAGTTGAAGCTGATCGCTGTGTGGAATGCGGTTATTGTGAGCCGGTTTGCCCTTCCAAAGACCTGACCCTGACCCCACGTCAGCGCATCGTGGTGCGCCGTGCGATCGCCAAGGCCGAGGCTGAAGGCAACACCGAACTGGCAGCTGAGCTGGAACGCGACTACGAATACAACGGCGTACAGACCTGCGCCGTTGATGGCATGTGTGTCACCGCATGCCCAGTAGGTATCAACACCGGCCTGCTGGTCAAGCGCCTGCGCCGCGAAGATGCGCATCCCGTGTTGGCGGCAGGCTTCAAGGGCGCCGCCAAGGGATGGGGCCCTGCCACGCGTGTTGGATCGATGGCCCTGAGTGTTGCCGACAAATTCCCTGCGCCGCTGGTTCGAGGGGTGACCGACGTTGCCCGCAAGGTCATCAGCACCGATGTCATGCCTCGCTATGATGCGGACCTGCCCGGTGGTGGCAAAGCTCGTAAACCAATGTCCGGTAACTTAGGCGCTGCAGGAACTGAACCACTGGCCATCTACCTGCCGGCCTGTGTGAACTCGATGTTCGGTCCCGCCGGGGACGGTGAGGGTGTCTCCGCGGCCTTCACCAAGCTGTTGCATGCTGCTGGCGTTTCGGTATTTGTTCCCCAAGGCATCGAATCTACTTGTTGCGGTACCCCGTGGACTTCCAAGGGATACGCTGATGGGCACGATGTCATGGCGCAGCGCGTCCTGGAAGAAGTGCGTTCTGCCATGCCAGGAAAGAACCTACCGGTGATCTCCGATGCTTCCAGCTGCACCGAAGGCTTTGCGCACACCCTAGAAGAGCACGGGTACGAGGTCGTTGACTTGCTGGCTTTCACGACCAAGCATTTGCTAGACAAGCTGCCTGAAATTGAGAAGATTTCTTCACTGACCTTGCACCCCACCTGCTCGTCGACGCAAATGGGCCTCAACCCTGACCTGCAGAAGATCGCGGAGACTGTTGCCCAGGCCGTGAATACCCCGGTGAATTGGGGCTGCTGCGCATTCGCGGGAGACCGTGGCATGCTGCATCCAGAACTGACCGACTCGGCCACCGCGCGTGAAGCTGCCGAGGTCCGCCAACTTGATGCCGAAGCGCATGCTTCATGCAACCGAACCTGCGAGTTGGGGATGTCGCGAGCTACCGGTAAAGAGTACCGTCACGTAGTTGAACTCTTGGCTGAAGCGGCATCCAAGTAA
- a CDS encoding DUF779 domain-containing protein — MSTVTETKATIPGEGFSRVAFTPEAVELLRKLWGIHGPLMFHQSGGCCDGSSPMCYPAGEFRTGGSDILLGLLPLDDGAGSLLGEIEFWMSKEQFEYWKHTKLTVDVVTGRGSGFSVESPEGKRFLIRSEIIEFPEH; from the coding sequence ATGAGTACCGTGACCGAAACCAAAGCCACCATTCCCGGAGAGGGTTTCTCACGAGTTGCGTTCACCCCCGAAGCCGTGGAACTGTTGCGCAAACTCTGGGGAATTCACGGCCCGCTGATGTTCCACCAATCCGGCGGCTGCTGTGACGGGTCCTCCCCAATGTGTTACCCGGCCGGGGAATTCCGCACCGGTGGCTCCGATATTCTGCTCGGGTTGCTCCCGCTGGACGACGGCGCCGGTTCGCTGCTCGGCGAGATCGAATTCTGGATGTCTAAAGAGCAGTTTGAATACTGGAAACACACCAAGCTCACCGTGGATGTGGTGACCGGTCGGGGCTCTGGGTTCTCTGTTGAGTCCCCGGAGGGCAAGCGCTTTTTGATCCGTAGCGAAATCATTGAATTCCCGGAGCACTAG
- a CDS encoding pyrimidine dimer DNA glycosylase/endonuclease V: MRLWSVHPSLLDAKGLVACWRETLLAQKVLAGETRGYSEHPQLTRFKAQPDPLRAIGSYLSGLHDESRARGYNFDQSKILYRSMGEIALTIPVTTGQLEFELEHLRRKLEVRDPARLGNLPEVDRAQLHPLFSLVPGEIEAWEKDAQALRR, translated from the coding sequence ATGCGCCTGTGGTCAGTTCATCCGTCCCTGCTTGATGCCAAGGGTTTAGTGGCGTGCTGGCGTGAAACCCTTCTGGCGCAAAAAGTGCTTGCCGGTGAAACCCGTGGCTACAGTGAGCATCCGCAACTGACGCGATTTAAGGCCCAACCTGATCCCCTCAGAGCCATCGGCAGCTACCTGAGTGGCCTCCATGACGAATCCCGCGCCCGGGGATATAACTTTGATCAGAGTAAAATTCTCTACCGCTCCATGGGTGAAATTGCTCTGACGATCCCGGTCACCACCGGTCAACTCGAGTTCGAACTCGAGCACTTGCGGCGCAAGCTTGAAGTTCGAGACCCGGCACGACTCGGGAATCTTCCAGAGGTTGATCGCGCGCAGCTACACCCGCTCTTTTCCCTGGTGCCCGGTGAAATTGAGGCCTGGGAGAAGGATGCCCAGGCTCTTAGGCGATAG
- a CDS encoding TetR/AcrR family transcriptional regulator has protein sequence MPAKATAKSTRQRILDATNKLFYAQGIRATSADKIIEEVGITKVTFYRHFRNKNDLVVAYLQAQAEQESAWFTSMHNPQDPTGTLEAIAAGIGTATCSPGFRGCAFINAAAEYSDPQDPVREVVEAHRNWMLDEFASIAADAGAQDPRALARQFMMLRDGAMVNGYLGQSQEVADDLAQALSAALSVAIA, from the coding sequence ATGCCAGCCAAAGCAACTGCAAAATCCACCCGCCAGAGGATCCTCGACGCGACCAACAAGCTGTTCTATGCGCAGGGCATTCGGGCCACTAGCGCGGATAAGATCATCGAAGAAGTCGGCATCACCAAGGTCACCTTCTACCGTCATTTCCGAAACAAAAACGACCTAGTGGTTGCGTATTTACAGGCACAAGCGGAACAAGAGAGCGCTTGGTTTACCAGCATGCACAATCCGCAGGATCCGACCGGCACCCTAGAGGCCATTGCGGCCGGAATTGGCACGGCCACCTGCAGCCCAGGCTTTCGTGGGTGCGCGTTCATTAACGCGGCCGCAGAATATAGCGATCCGCAAGATCCGGTGCGGGAAGTTGTCGAGGCCCACCGGAATTGGATGCTTGATGAATTTGCATCCATTGCCGCTGATGCCGGAGCGCAGGATCCGCGAGCACTGGCACGTCAATTCATGATGTTGCGCGACGGCGCCATGGTCAACGGCTATTTAGGTCAATCGCAGGAAGTTGCCGATGACCTTGCGCAGGCTTTGAGCGCCGCACTTTCGGTGGCTATCGCCTAA
- the adh gene encoding aldehyde dehydrogenase, with amino-acid sequence MSVYANPNTDGALVNFKSRYENYIGGQWVAPVKGMYFENITPVTGKAFCEVARSTAEDIELALDAAHAAAPAWGKTSPAERAVILNKIADRIEENLEMLSVAETWDNGKAIRECLNADLPLAVDHFRYFAGAIRAQEGSLSQLDDDTTAYHYHEPLGVVGQIIPWNFPLLMAVWKLAPALAAGNAIVLKPAEQTPVSILVLFELIGDLLPAGVVNIVNGFGVEAGKPLASNKRIRKIAFTGETTTGRLIMQYASENLIPVTLELGGKSPNIFFEDIAAQDDAFYDKAQEGFTLFALNQGEVCTCPSRALVQESIYDRFMGDVVARTKAIKQGNPLDTDTMMGAQASNDQLEKILSYMDIGKSEGAKILLGGGRADLGGELSGGYYVQPTIFEGTNDMRIFQEEIFGPVVAVTKFKDYDDAISIANDTLYGLGSGVWSRNGNTAYRAGRAIQAGRVWVNQYHAYPAHSAFGGYKSSGIGRENHLMMLDHYQQTKNLLVSYSENKLGFF; translated from the coding sequence ATGAGCGTTTACGCAAACCCCAACACCGACGGCGCATTGGTCAACTTTAAATCGCGCTACGAAAACTACATCGGTGGACAGTGGGTCGCCCCGGTCAAGGGGATGTACTTTGAAAACATCACCCCGGTCACCGGAAAGGCCTTCTGCGAGGTGGCCCGTTCCACCGCCGAAGATATTGAACTTGCGCTCGATGCAGCCCACGCCGCCGCACCAGCCTGGGGCAAGACTAGCCCCGCTGAACGCGCAGTGATTCTGAACAAGATCGCTGACCGCATCGAAGAAAACCTCGAAATGCTCTCGGTGGCCGAAACCTGGGACAACGGCAAGGCCATCCGCGAATGCCTCAACGCCGACCTGCCACTGGCTGTGGATCACTTCCGCTACTTCGCCGGTGCCATCCGCGCCCAGGAAGGCAGCCTCTCACAGCTCGATGACGACACCACCGCCTACCACTATCACGAACCACTAGGCGTGGTCGGCCAGATCATCCCTTGGAACTTCCCACTGCTGATGGCCGTATGGAAGCTGGCCCCGGCACTGGCCGCCGGCAACGCGATCGTACTCAAGCCAGCCGAACAGACCCCGGTCAGCATCCTGGTGCTCTTCGAATTGATCGGCGACCTGCTACCTGCCGGTGTGGTCAACATCGTTAACGGTTTCGGCGTCGAGGCCGGTAAGCCATTGGCATCCAACAAGCGCATCCGCAAGATCGCCTTCACCGGTGAAACCACCACCGGCCGCCTGATCATGCAGTACGCTTCCGAGAACCTGATTCCGGTCACCCTTGAACTCGGTGGCAAGTCCCCGAACATCTTCTTCGAGGACATTGCGGCCCAGGATGACGCGTTCTACGACAAAGCTCAGGAAGGTTTCACCCTCTTTGCACTGAACCAGGGCGAAGTCTGCACCTGCCCATCGCGTGCACTGGTACAGGAAAGCATCTACGACCGCTTCATGGGAGATGTTGTCGCCCGCACCAAGGCCATCAAGCAGGGCAACCCGCTGGACACCGACACCATGATGGGTGCCCAGGCCTCCAACGATCAGCTCGAAAAGATCCTGTCCTACATGGACATCGGAAAGTCTGAAGGCGCCAAGATCCTGCTCGGGGGCGGTCGTGCCGATCTCGGTGGAGAGCTCTCCGGTGGCTACTATGTGCAGCCGACCATCTTCGAGGGCACCAATGACATGCGCATCTTCCAGGAAGAGATCTTCGGCCCGGTGGTTGCGGTGACCAAGTTCAAGGACTACGACGACGCGATCTCCATCGCGAATGACACCCTGTACGGTTTGGGCTCGGGTGTGTGGAGTCGTAACGGTAATACTGCCTACCGCGCAGGTCGGGCCATCCAGGCCGGCCGCGTTTGGGTCAATCAGTACCACGCCTACCCGGCACACTCGGCCTTCGGCGGTTACAAGTCCTCCGGCATCGGACGTGAGAACCATTTGATGATGCTCGACCACTACCAGCAGACCAAGAACCTGCTGGTGTCCTACTCGGAAAACAAGCTCGGCTTCTTCTAA
- a CDS encoding carbon-nitrogen hydrolase family protein, with translation MRIAVLQDEAEVLGIERNLDAIDRAAQSASENGAKILLTSELFAVGYAPYVLRDSLDVALLPSVRERLSQIAAEHSIALVYSLPEITADGWLITSTFLDERGAKLAHYQKVQLFGAEEHEVFVAGTNPPASFDYAGLTLGMVICFDVEFPEIVREAARRSVQLLLVPTAMGRGYEQVCTRLVPTRAMESQLFIAYANHSGTEAGFELAGTSVIAGADGEILAQAGSGTELLTADIDVSTLEQIKSEVPYLAEARRDLYAQWLSK, from the coding sequence ATGCGCATCGCTGTACTGCAGGACGAGGCAGAGGTCTTGGGGATTGAGCGCAATCTCGACGCTATCGATCGTGCTGCGCAGAGTGCTTCCGAAAATGGGGCAAAGATCTTGCTCACTTCTGAGCTTTTTGCGGTCGGCTATGCTCCTTATGTTTTACGTGATTCTCTGGATGTCGCGTTGTTGCCTTCAGTGCGTGAACGATTGTCGCAGATCGCGGCGGAGCACTCGATCGCGTTGGTCTACTCACTGCCGGAGATCACTGCGGATGGGTGGCTGATCACTTCAACATTCCTTGATGAACGTGGGGCCAAGCTTGCCCATTATCAGAAGGTTCAGTTATTCGGCGCTGAAGAGCACGAGGTATTTGTCGCTGGAACTAATCCTCCTGCGTCCTTCGACTATGCGGGACTGACGTTGGGTATGGTGATCTGCTTTGATGTGGAATTCCCAGAAATTGTCCGTGAAGCCGCGCGACGTTCGGTGCAATTGTTGCTAGTTCCCACCGCTATGGGACGTGGTTATGAGCAGGTGTGCACTCGTCTGGTCCCTACTCGTGCCATGGAGAGTCAGCTGTTCATCGCCTATGCAAACCACAGCGGAACTGAAGCTGGGTTTGAGTTGGCCGGAACTAGCGTGATCGCCGGTGCTGACGGAGAGATCTTGGCGCAAGCTGGATCTGGTACGGAACTTCTTACCGCTGACATCGATGTGAGCACTTTGGAGCAAATCAAATCGGAAGTTCCGTACCTCGCTGAAGCGCGGCGAGATCTCTATGCACAGTGGCTATCGAAATAA
- a CDS encoding GntR family transcriptional regulator, whose amino-acid sequence MAARLGVVSVVQAVIASLRTRIFSGELTPGTPLGEVEVAAHYQVARPTAKAALENLVASGLLTRNAHQSAKVTRLSATDARDIYRTRAIIEAEAVRLLASTGQVPEAARQANAEITALSDASPIQIVDPDVRFHAALVQALESSRTSAIYEQLSDEIRLCMTQVQDATLLNTADIAAEHARLLEKIIAGDQEGAAEVLAQHLSNASTRLAEHLDSLSAGLQRA is encoded by the coding sequence GTGGCAGCCCGTTTAGGAGTAGTTTCGGTGGTGCAGGCCGTGATCGCCTCGTTGCGCACTCGAATCTTCAGTGGCGAGCTGACCCCAGGCACCCCTTTGGGCGAGGTGGAGGTGGCGGCGCACTACCAGGTGGCTCGCCCCACAGCCAAGGCCGCATTGGAAAATTTGGTGGCCAGCGGACTGTTGACCCGCAACGCCCATCAAAGCGCCAAGGTGACCCGGCTGAGTGCAACCGATGCTCGAGATATTTACCGCACCCGCGCAATTATCGAGGCCGAGGCGGTACGGCTATTGGCCAGCACCGGGCAGGTCCCGGAAGCCGCACGCCAAGCCAACGCGGAAATCACCGCGCTGAGCGACGCTTCGCCGATTCAGATCGTTGATCCCGACGTCCGCTTTCACGCAGCTCTGGTTCAGGCCTTGGAGTCATCGCGCACCAGCGCCATTTACGAGCAGCTCAGCGACGAAATCCGCTTGTGCATGACCCAGGTTCAGGACGCGACCCTGCTCAATACCGCCGACATCGCCGCCGAACATGCCCGACTGCTAGAGAAAATCATCGCCGGCGATCAAGAAGGTGCCGCCGAAGTTTTGGCCCAACACCTATCCAACGCCAGCACTCGACTTGCCGAGCACCTAGATAGCTTGAGCGCAGGCCTCCAGCGGGCATAA